The genomic segment CTTTACGCGTAGTCACTAGGGGAACGAGTAGAAAAAACATGGTCATGCAGAAATGCCGGCAAGCGCGGCAGCGACGGAGCATAGCAGAATGCTCTCccgggaagagaaggactgAAACGGCAGAATTTCTCGGTTTGAGCCTTTCAGACGGCCTCCTTGGGGGCCACCCCATGGCTCCCACACCTAAATCTGGACCACGGCGCTACATGTGCCCGAAAAATACGCGGCAGAAGATTCCAATGCACTTCATGAGGGTGACACTACACGCAAAATTTGTGGTGTGTTAGTTCAAAGCACACATATTTGCTCTCCTTTCCCCTCAACCCTTCACACATCAGAGCTGCCCAGACTCTGAAATCCGACAAATACTGGGGAATAGGAGTCCAAGATAGTCAAGTTCCCACGCCTGTGAGACATCGGTACGTCCAAGCTTGTGTTTTGGCGGAAATATGACCGTTGGCGTCTCGGGATGTCACGGTTTTGAAGACACTTCTTGAGTACGGCGCTGCTGGCAGAGTTCAACCTGATGTAGCCCAGCCCATGCATCAATGAGGCGACCGCTGGTGGCTGCATTGTAACTTTGGACACAGTCAAAGGGGACGGAGTATTGAAGGAGGGGCTACGCAAAAACGATGGAACTGGATATGTAAAAAGAAGGAATAGGCGTGACTATGGACTTATTCGCACCTGGTAAACAGGCAAAGACGTTGCTacggcgcatgcgcatgcgcttGTTAGTCGATACCAACGTGACGCGGTGTATATTCCATTCGTGCTCCGCTATTGCACAAAACGGTTTACCATAGTTGTGAATAATGTTGAGTGCGGCAGACACGTCCCATTAGCTCCCTTCGATGGCGCTAACGACTTGCTTATACCACTGAATATATCTAATAGTTACACCGTTTCTGCCTACCCACTGCCGCAGCTGGAGGCGAAATCCGGGTTTTCGAAACTACTTTCAGCGTCAGTTAAAAAACGTGTTCAGTATTTCACCTCGTTAGCATatcggagacagggaaaaaTGGTAGCAAATGAGCCGGCTGAAAGTTGTGCGACACCGTAGAAGACAAAGCTGGATAATATCCCATTTGACAGAATTCAGAAGTCCGATATAATCATGAATCCGGTACATCAGAAGAAGGTCTTCATGACAGCTCTCGCAGAATGAGAATGTCTAATCTGTTGGGAAATAAGTGGATTTCACGCCGGACGTAGATGACAGAAGCTGCAGTCGACACACTGTTGCGCTTTTGCCGGCGGACACAAGAGAAGTGACCCTGCCTCCTGTAGTGCTTGTGGCACCCGCAAGGGGTTGCTCATCTTCTTATGGTACTTGTTCACTACCCCTTTATAGCACTGTTGTTCAACGCAACCAACATTGCCAATGCGTATAGCCTAAAACCTCACAATTTCCGGAGAAGATAGCATTCGCCAGTGGAGCGCTGACACAAGAGGTACGATCCGTCTTCAACAAAGTTACCAGCCGGCGATATTTGTTCTCTGCTCACGCACTGAGAGAATCAGCGACTCACTCTTCCCtgacaaggaaagaaactCGCCAGGGGCAATCTGGGATTCACGGCGGCTCTGAGATTTAGGTAAAAACTGTGAGGATGTGCAGCACGGTGGATGCGACTGCTATTGATTCAGCCGTACCGTCATGTCCAAATTCCTCGTAGCATCTCCTGTCGATGAAAACACACTGTGTGTGCAGAGTTACACAAAATCTCTGGCGCCTTCGTGGCGGTAGGCAATATTGCAATTAGTATAGCGATTGCATTAGCCCTTGCTTGTATGTAACAGCGGAACTGCCCTCGTTTGCTAAAGCCGTTTATGTTAATAGGTTCAAGAGGGTGGCGAAACGCGCCCTGGGACCTCGAAAATAAGGAACGAGCGTATAAACCGGCACCACCTCTAGACATCATGGCAGACCTTGAAAGCTGCGTTGCCATCTCGGCAGTGCGGACTCTCACCGGCCACTCAAGCGGTTGGAACATTTTTATTTCGAACTACGAAGTGCTAAAGCCAGAGAGGTCGTGTGCACACAGGCTATGAGGCAATGGAAGACGAGCCGTATTCAAGACTCTATCGCAAAGAAACTAGCAGATTCTACCCGTTATCTCCACACGCAGCACGTATGTCGGAAGTCTGTTCGATTGAGCACACAGAAACACCGCTTCTCAAAccccctttctcctttcgaCAGAAGCGGAGGATATGCTCTCGTTACGCAATTACCGATGCGGGAAAGCGCCAGTTCTCTCAGTTCCTGCCGTTGCAAAGGGAGTTTTATTACTGGTGACTACTCGTGGTCTCATAGGTCCTGATGTGCACGGGCTCCTCTAGTATAAAAAACAGACATGCTTCCGTGCGTTTTCTTGACGTAGTTGATGCTGAAGAAGCTCGACACCGATGATCCATCCTTTCTGTATTCCTCTGACGTGTTATTTATCCGTTAGGAAGAGTTGCATGCTGCAATCCTACGCGGTGGGTTTGGGAGAGGATGGCAAACATTACTCGCCTTTTGCGGGAGCTTCCCCCAGGCTCTAGACTTCTTGACTTCGCGGGAAGAACTGAACTAATGAGCCACCAGCGGACATTCCGGAGTCCCTTCTATCCACTTCAGCCCGTCAGTTCCGCCGATGGACACATGCAGCCTGTTTAATCCATTTCAAAGCCTAGCGACGGACTCTGTCTCTGGCACACTCATGATCCACTATCATTGTGCTTGCCTGTCCCGAGGGCGGAGCATCCCTATCGGCAGCGACCCTGCCCCCCCGAATAACAAACCATTACAGCGGGAAAACTGGCTGCTAGGGAAAGGGGGGGCTGACAGAAGCCAACCAAAATGGTGGAGACCGCACTGAACTACGTCAAACAACACATAAAGTCATCCAGCTTCTGTAGACATCACTCGAGGAACTGGCGCTAACTCGTCCCTAGTGATAGAACGCACGTCCGACCGGTAACGCGTCACGCTGTCAACCAATTCAGCGCACCTGATCCGTCTGTACCCCGCCATCAGAGTATACAAGGTTCCCAAGGCCGCCGTGTACCATGACCATGGCAGACGCACAGTGTGGGGGAGGGAACCCGGAGTCAAGCATATCGGTCAGTCAGTAACCCAACAACAGCATTCGAATCGCAACAGAGATactccttccctctctcgacGCTACAGTTAGAAGTGACAATGAAGCAAAAATTGCGGCTCAACGAGACCCAGATTATTTGATCGAGACTTTACAGAAGCAGTTTCCCAACTGGGTTTTGCATTTGGAGAAATCCAACTTGGGTTGCGGATTTTTTAGACATTGGCTTCTGAATCGATGGTGACGGCGGACGTTATGCTACGCTGTCTTATGCTTGGCATCAAGCGTTCAAGCGTGTCGGCTGTTGATCATGGGTAAACCCACCGTCCTCATGTTCTTGATTCTCAGTGTTATCTTCGTTGAAACCAAAGGCGAACCATCGTTCGCCGATGGAGATATCCCAAGTTCTGGAGCTGGACGACTAACTGGCGCGTCATATTCTCCCCCTCACCAGAGCGTGCCACCGAGACATATTTCTGCTGCGGGGCAAAATGAAGTACCGCAGCTCCGAAGGCAGGCGGGATGGCTGTCGCGAAGAGTGGAGGTCCGCGAGCAAGACTGGTCTTCAGAAGAGCAGTTGAGTGCCGGAGAAGCACACACAGCAGATGGAGAGCCGGCCGAAGGAGGGGCGCACCGGCGGCTTTTGGCCGACACTGCCAGCATGACCCaacaaaggaaacgaagccgCGAAACGTTCCTGTTGGTCAGCGTTGCCGACGAAAGATCAGTGCAGGAAGCGTCACAGGGGACCCGTGTACGCTTGTCAATCAATGGGATCACGAATAAAACAGAAGCGGATCCGCAAACACAGTCTCAGACATTAGGCATACGCCAGGAGGAAACGACGTACGGCGGCGAATGCACACATGGGGCGCCAGGGCCGCCAATAGTTGTCCGCTTGGCCAAGCGCCTAAAGCTCACGAGCTTTGCACTGTCGAATGCCATCTGCCTGGAAGGTATGAGTGATGGAGCGGCCCCTGGTGATGTGTGACTGGGGCAAACGTTGTACTATCGCTGCCAGGTTTCATTGGAGCTCCGGTCTGTCATCAGGGGTGTCTTTTGCCCAGTTACCCTTCACTGGCAGTGAAAGCAGTGTGACATATCGACGATAATGCATGATCACAGGCATATAATGTTATGGTGAGGCCTATCATGACTCGTGGCATTGTTGCAGGAGGCACGTACGTGGTGACGACCATAGAAGGTGTGAAGGAAATCAATGGCAAGCCATACGTGGCACCATCAAGCAATTCGTTATTCGTTCAACCGTTCTGGATACGGAGACAATGGAAGCAAAGTGGTCGGAATAACCGGCGCGAACCTGCTAACCAAAAATTCTTCGTCGCACTTCAAGAAaacttctttgtctccaccACGAGACAGACTTCGGTCCACAAAGAGAACGCATTCTCACATGCACACAACAGAAAAGGCCACAAAGATTGGCGGAAGCGACCTTTTCCAAGAAAAGGCGACCAAGCGGTGCTGATTTGTCTCGCAGCAGGTGGCCCCCTTATTGCTCTTGAGgctcgtttctctttgaTGCTTTCTCTGGGTAAGGTGTCTCAGGCATTCATCGTTTCAAACTGCAGATGCGCAACACGGGCTCACAACACAGGAAAGACGTATCTTTGACTCTGGTTGATGACAACGCCTGACTTTTGTCTATGAAGGAGCCCCGCCTAGAAGTTACGATTGTATTCAGCTTTGCGTGTTCCCTTAAGTTCATGTACTCCAGACCTCATACCTGCAAAGAGGTGCGAGGAATTCTCTCCTTCTTAGGCCGTCTTCCAGCAGGTCGTATTGCGGGAACGAGGAGAACAGACTTGGTAGACACGCCACGTTAGTGTGTTAACAAGATGACCTCTGCTCTACTGACACTGCGTCCTTTTGGAATGGctgcctctccatctctgtTCACAACATTTCCACGAAAGAAACATACAGGAACAGCTGAGCCAAAGTGGTGGGTTCATAGGCATGAAAAAATCGACGTAAACTGGCGGACGGACTTCACGTCTGCGCAAAAGCAAGACTCCATGGACGTCCCTTTCACCGCCACTTACCAACCGTCTGTCAGTTCTCCCGAGCCGTTATGTTTGCAGACAAGCCGGAACGGTATGCTGAACAGAATTTCACTGCCGTATATGGCTGGCGTGAACGGGCATTTCTTGCCGACAATGCTAAGGCCGATACGAATGGCAAACGTGGCGACCGAATACAGAGAGAATCCGTCACGCTGGTGTTAAAAGCCCGACGCATGAGAAACATCCTGGCGTacgacgaggaggacgaaTCAACGATTCAGGCTTCCGAGGAAGTTGACACATGGGAGAGGGAGGAATTGCAAATGTTTTTTCTCATACGATCATGGCGGACAATCCGTTTCCGAACAGGCCGGAGCGCTGACAATCTGTTCAGATCGCCTTGGCAaccactggactgcttccTTGACTCCCAGCTCCGATGGAGGGGAGCTGATACAACCGGCACTGTTTGCCGACTGGCACCGTGCGAATCAATAATCCTCCGATGCCAGCCGATTGTCCTTTACGCAGATCGACCACGTGAGCGAATAACACAGATATTGGCAAGCATCACTGTATATGATGTACAAAGAACCAGAATATATTTAGCGGCTGACATAGTTGTGTGGCAAAGGGTTGCTGAGAACCGTGAGTAGAGGGAGTGATGCGAGTGAAATCACAGCGTGAAGCAAGCTTCACTCCAGCAATGATTCCGGCCATCCCAGCGCGTCGGAGACGTTGTTCGCAGAGTCGCTTTGGCAATGCAGTCGCGTAAAGGTGTGGGGAAGTCTGCCAAGGCCTGTCAGTCTGATTCGAAAGGCACCACATGTGCAACTTCATTATCCGTGTACTAGAACCTGGCTGGTGTCAACGGATTTTTTGCAGGAAACGCAGCTGTGCTGTTGGATAAGATTGGTAGAGTGGTCAACCTGCTACTTCGAGCAGATATATtatttctcttcctcgccccCGGCATGACGGTGGGAGGGCACGCACTGGCAGAAAGATCAGAAAGAATCGAAGCTTTATGGCAAGTATTGGACAGAGGCTTCACCGAATACAACCCGCTGATATGCCACACGTTCAACAGGTTAACATGGGGGGCACAGGAGAAGTGGTTCGACGCGGCGCGCTTGCAGAATATCCTCAGATCAGCACGCCATATAACAAGAGACTGGCGCGCTGGGCTGGGCCTGTTCTGTGGAGGAGTGGCATTTCGGTTAGGCTTGTGGGCTAGCTTGACCTGGCGCCCCTTGATCCTCGCCTTGGTGGGGATCAAGATGGCAAAGTGGATCCTCTCATTTTATCAACTTCTTTCTGCCGACAACGGTCTCCGAAGGATGCGTAGCGCACAAAACAAGGTCAGGAACCGATCATTTTCTGCCAACTCCGAACGGAGGGATCGAGTGCTGCCTAGGAAGTTGGTGGACGCGGTGGCCGTGGGAAGAGTACACCCGGAGTCGCGTGTGGTAAACGAAGAACCCAGGAGAATACATCGTGCCCAAGAGAATGTTGCCACTCTGCATGGTGAGCGACTACAGGGTTGTCGAATCCCTATAACCTTATACTGCGTGGGGCTGGAGGCAGCATTCCAAAACAAGGTTTTGGCAGAGTCGAGTCATTCTAAGTCTCTATTTGAAGAAGACCAGAAAAAACGTTCCATGAGGCCTCACGGCGAGCGCACCCAATCGAGTGATCCCCCTCCAGTTTCTTATCTCTTGGTAGGAGCGGAGCACAACACACCGAAAGACGACGTCGACGATTGGGCCGTGCAAGGCACTGTCTACGTAGGTAGGCATCCCGGCGCAGGCCCTTTGGCTCCGCTTGAGGAAGATGAAAGTCGGGCCGTTTTGCCTCATCACGCATCAGGAAAAGGCAGTGGACGAGGAAAACCACTTGGTGATGAACGGCCGGCAtgggaagacgaggacaaCAGTGTCGGTGAAAAAACGGATAGGGGACAGACCGGTCGAGATCGCAGGCAGGAAACATGGCATGCACTGCTACCCCGTCGTGCCCTGCGAGTCGTCAAAAACGAGACAGGCGGCGCCAGCTGTGTAGACGGTAATGCTAAACGTGAAATTTTCGCTTCGTGCATATTAACGCAGCCGGTGAATTTAGGATGGAATACGGAGGTTCCACCGGTGGCGAGAAGATTAGAAACGGCGCTCTGTACTGTTCCTAGGCACGCCGAACTTATTAGATTTGGTGGACAGCTGGAGCAGTTGCTTTTCTGTGGCGTCGTAATGACCAGCAGTCGAGCGCACACGTAAACACTTAATTGGGCACAGTTGACTTGGACTCGTTTCGTGCTTCCACACGCAGGAACAGACGAAACACGAGAGGTGTGGTTAATTGTGCGACTATGCTGTTGTCACGATGGGACAGTTGCAACACTTATTTGCTTTTAGAGAAATAAGACAATTACAGGAGTGGTCGAGCGGTCGAGCGATGCCCGTGTGAACTTTGTTTGGCGCGTGTGCAGATTCGGCCTTTACGGTCACCATTGTGGAAAGCGTGTCTGACGATGGCATGGGTGTCAACATGGATTTGTCTTCACCGTCACTGGAGTTTGCCCACTCCAGCGAAGGACAGTCGATCAGTCTGCAAGGGCGAGCACAGAATGAGGACTTGGCAACGTCCGTTCGCGTTCCCATCAGGACAAATGCTGCGAGATCACTCGTGACCAAGGCGTCTCCTTTGACAGGATTCGGAGCCGATATGAAGGAACAATCGGTTGCTGAGCAAAGAGCTGCCGTTGGAGACCTTGTCGTACTGTTGTGTCTACGTAAAAAAGATGAGATTATTGCTGTGACCGCCGATCACGCAACCATGCTGTCAGGTAAGGTTCGCAGTATCAGGTGTTGGGGTCCTCCTTTTTTCCATGATAAGAGAGTTGTAGCACCAGGCGTGCTGCATCTTATGGGATGGATTGATCCAAGACTTTGTACCGCCTGTGCTGAACGAGAGTCGTGTCCCACTGATGGCACTACTACATGGATGTTTCGCCGGTCTGCGTGTGCCGACCTTTGTGCTGCGTGCATGCTGGTCGCTGCTTTGAAATTTCTGAGAGGGTTCCAATCGCATCGTCctgttttgtgttttcagcagagaaggaaaggatCTGGAACGAGAATGTGGTGGTGCAGAAGGCGTGGGGATCGCCGTATGATTCATCGGATACCGGCTTTCTGCTTCATACTTTGATCACGGTATCGCCTTCTGGTGAAGCGAGCAACTGCATGAAAGCCAATGCTGTTCGACGAGAAACAACAGATTGCGAACCTCTGCACGAGCCCACACTGTACTTTATGAATCTAAAAAGCATTCAGGTGAAGCATGCCGTTCCTTTCGGCCTCGCGCTAGCAGCTCTTCTAAAAGGGAGCAAATGCACGATTTCGCAGGAAGATGAGAAGTCCGCCGCGAAGCCAAAGCCCAAGCGTATCGTActgacatgcatgcaggtccAAGGTGAGACGTTTTCGGTTTCAGATTGCTCATGAGAAGAGACTTAGGACTCTAACGATAGATTGAGCCCATCAGGGATGAAAGAATACTTAACTGCATGGTTCTGTTAGGGCCTGCTCCAATATCAACGGACAACGGCATAAACGTTTTTGCGAAGTGCGCACTGAAGAAACAATCTATAGCACACGCAAAGCGACAGATTGTTAGTTATGTGCCAGTTCCTTGAAACGGCTTGAGTAGCGGTATAACGGCGGGCATGATCACACAAACGTTGCCAGAATGTAACGCCAGGGCACCATCTGCAGAAGGCGCAGCGCTGTACTTAAAACACCACTATCACGACGCTCTAGGAAGCACGCCGCCTGTGTGTGTTGTGAACAGGTACCTCCCCTGTGAGACGCAGCAGACTAGAGAAGCTTCCCGAGAACCTCGGTCGGGCGCTCAGGGGAGTGGCTGCCGGGGCTCTCGTTGCTCTGCTTGTGGGCATAGGAATGGCTGCTACTGGTTACTCCATCGCCCGAACACCACTGTTACCACCTCTGCCTCCCGGGAGACCAATTGAGCTGCGCAAGAGTCGTGGGGCAGTCAGACATGGTTTGGGTTCCCTCTCACGAATGTATGCCAGTTGGCGGGAAACGACTAGACAGTGGTACCAGATATATCAGGGATGGACAAATCTCCGCCAGGCAATTTTTACAGCTGTGCAGCCAGCGACTCAGCGAGTGGGCGGAGGATACGCTTTGGGGGCTTTCGGAGGGAAGATCGTGGCATATTCAGCAGTTGTAGCTTTTGTCACACTTTTGGGCATGATTGGTAATGCAGCGTTGATCTCGTGGGCACGGCGCTTTGATTCCTGGCAGACTCTGCAGATGAGGAAAAAAGTACTAATGGCGCGACAGAAACTGCGAAGTCCGACATTGTTAGCTCGAAAAGCGGAAGCGGAGGATGCCGCGCTAATCATTGTCTATTGCCTGGGGCTGGAAACAGAATTGCGGAAGCGTCTATCGATTCCTGTTAAGAAGACGTAACGCCAAACCTAGCAGCGAAGGTCATGTTATGCAACCAGTGCTAATATACCACCGTTCATAAGAGTCGAAACTTCCGTGGTTCTCACCAAGCGTGCTGCAGATCCCGCTTTGGCTTATCACTATTCGTAAAGGTCCTGAGCACCTCACTGGTTGTTAACAGCAGGGTGGGTTACTTTGTGAAATGCAACCACGAACAACGACTATGTGCGCCGTGTGGTTCGCAACTTGTCGCAGCTGGCTCTTTGTTATTTTGGATGGCAGTCGAAGCTGTTTCACGCTTTGGGGTGGTCGACAGAAAGAGCCCCAGATGAGCTTGTGTCGGTACCCAGGCACACCTGACTTTCCTCTTAAGTGGAGCCTCATGCCCGGTTCAGGCGGCTGCCGCCTGTCACCAATCTGAATGTTGCAGTCAACACGCGTGCTGCATCATCTGAACCCCTTGGAGAGCCGAGTGTCATCTGTACTCGACATCCGTTAAGTCTCACAAATCCTCGATGCTTACTTCAGGCCACCCCGCGCAGGTGCATTTCGTTAATTTACACAGTGCGTGTGTGGCTGGTCGTTGCCCGCCTGAAGGGGACACGATACAACGTACGCTTATCATGCCCACTGCATCACGGGAACCTGCCACGCATCAAACGCCCCGAAACTGACTTCCTCAAACGAGGACTACGGAAAGACGGTCCCCAACAATATATTTCATGTAACATAGGATATGCGTGTGAAATTGTTTACGTGACTTCAGTGTTTTACTGGCTCCCTCTGGATCCACAACACATATTAACAGCCCTATGGCGTTTCATAAAGCGTGTGAACCGGTTACGCGCCTATGCTGGTCGCTAGTCTTGCCTAGGTGTGGATAACCGATTGCGTCGTAAGACATGCAAGCTTCATTAATGACAACTTAAAAATACTATGTATCGGCTATCATAAACAGCACTGTAGTTCTCCAAAGAGTTTTTGCTCACTATTGGATGAACAGAAACACATCCGCGTTATGCCGCCAGTACCACGCTCACGAGGAGCTGGCAGACATGGCGCCAGCAGTATTGAACCGTACCAAAACTGTTCAATCGATATGATGGTTTATCACTAATAGGCACGGCTCAAACTGTTGTAATACTCTCAGAAGCACAAATAGAGCACCCCCCTTGGCATACATGCGATGCTCTTACGGAACATTGGTGATCACCCCCGGAAAATATCGAACTGGGGTCTCCTCGACGACCTCTTTTCACAGTACACCTTCGGGCGCCCATTTCGGGGAAACAGTTGACTCAACTGATTTAGCAGGACGATCGCGTACACAAGTACAGCAGACCGCTATATGTCGGGAGCGTACGCAGCCCTAGTCATTCATTGTGCCCGAGGACGCGGTCCAAGTCCACCAGGAAAGCAAGGACAACTCGAGTAGAAGGGCACCCTCTCGACCTTTTCGACCTTTTACGAACTAATTGTCGTCCAAGCGAGGCTTCCTCGAGATCTCGGAGCGTTTTTTGTCGCCGTCGCTTCTTGAGCCACTTAGCCACCGATACGACAGGCACGTTTAGCACGTACAGTAAAATGGCAACCATGAAAAGCTCTGCAGAAACGGTCACTCCCATAAAGCCAGCCCCTGCCATCAAGAATCCAGCTCCTGTTCCGAGGTCCCTTCGTCTGGCAAAATCGAGGGATCTTCTCATGTTTTCCCAACGCTGGGCAGTGTGATAATCCAGAAAATCTTGATCATCAATGAAGGGGATAAATCGCAACCCCACTCGACCCGCAGAAACGCGCCGCTCCGTGAAACTTTGTACCAGCCTTTCACGTGGCCACGTCGAGCGGTATGTGAGGAAGTGGCCCAGAAACATCGTTACCAAAGAA from the Toxoplasma gondii ME49 chromosome IX, whole genome shotgun sequence genome contains:
- a CDS encoding hypothetical protein (encoded by transcript TGME49_304920~Signal peptide predicted by SignalP 2.0 HMM (probability 0.988) with cleavage site probability 0.789 at residue 21) — protein: MGKPTVLMFLILSVIFVETKGEPSFADGDIPSSGAGRLTGASYSPPHQSVPPRHISAAGQNEVPQLRRQAGWLSRRVEVREQDWSSEEQLSAGEAHTADGEPAEGGAHRRLLADTASMTQQRKRSRETFLLVSVADERSVQEASQGTRVRLSINGITNKTEADPQTQSQTLGIRQEETTYGGECTHGAPGPPIVVRLAKRLKLTSFALSNAICLEGMSDGAAPGDV
- a CDS encoding hypothetical protein (encoded by transcript TGME49_304930~Predicted trans-membrane domain (TMHMM2.0):67-90:93-116:626-649:730-753), with protein sequence MTVGGHALAERSERIEALWQVLDRGFTEYNPLICHTFNRLTWGAQEKWFDAARLQNILRSARHITRDWRAGLGLFCGGVAFRLGLWASLTWRPLILALVGIKMAKWILSFYQLLSADNGLRRMRSAQNKVRNRSFSANSERRDRVLPRKLVDAVAVGRVHPESRVVNEEPRRIHRAQENVATLHGERLQGCRIPITLYCVGLEAAFQNKVLAESSHSKSLFEEDQKKRSMRPHGERTQSSDPPPVSYLLVGAEHNTPKDDVDDWAVQGTVYVGRHPGAGPLAPLEEDESRAVLPHHASGKGSGRGKPLGDERPAWEDEDNSVGEKTDRGQTGRDRRQETWHALLPRRALRVVKNETGGASCVDDSAFTVTIVESVSDDGMGVNMDLSSPSLEFAHSSEGQSISLQGRAQNEDLATSVRVPIRTNAARSLVTKASPLTGFGADMKEQSVAEQRAAVGDLVVLLCLRKKDEIIAVTADHATMLSAEKERIWNENVVVQKAWGSPYDSSDTGFLLHTLITVSPSGEASNCMKANAVRRETTDCEPLHEPTLYFMNLKSIQVKHAVPFGLALAALLKGSKCTISQEDEKSAAKPKPKRIVLTCMQVQGTSPVRRSRLEKLPENLGRALRGVAAGALVALLVGIGMAATGYSIARTPLLPPLPPGRPIELRKSRGAVRHGLGSLSRMYASWRETTRQWYQIYQGWTNLRQAIFTAVQPATQRVGGGYALGAFGGKIVAYSAVVAFVTLLGMIGNAALISWARRFDSWQTLQMRKKVLMARQKLRSPTLLARKAEAEDAALIIVYCLGLETELRKRLSIPVKKT